Below is a genomic region from Candidatus Omnitrophota bacterium.
CGGCGTGGTGATGACCTCATCCCCCGGCCCCACACCCAGAGCCCGCAGGGCCAGCTCCAGGGCATCCGAGCCCGAGGCAACGCCAATGCCGCAGGTTGTTCCGCAAAGCGCGGCCATCTCGGACTCAAGGGTCCGGACTTCATCCCCCAAAATATAATGCCCGCCCCTCAACACAGACTTGACTGCGTTGAGAATTTCGGGCTCCAAGGCCAGATACTGGGCTTGCAGATCCAGAAGAGGGATCTTGGCCTCCGTAGAAGAACCGGATGATTTAGAGGTCATAGTCTTCGAATCTTCTTTAAGCGGCGCTTGCGGTAAACATTCCGGGTGTCTACCAAAAGCTTGGCATTCGCGCAAACCATATCGTAATCCACATTGTGATGATCCGTCACCACCACAACGCAATCCGTGCTCTTGACCTGGCCCGGAGTCAAAGGCACGGAGCGAAGCTTCTCCCCGGTACTCAGGTCAAAACTGGGGACAAAGGGATCATGGTACTGAATAATTCCGCCCCTCTCCCGCAGATAGACCAGAATTTCATCAGCCGGTGTATCGCGCGTATCGTTCACGTCTGCCTTATACGCCACGCCCAAAACCAAAATTTTAGCACCCTTCAAACTCTTGCCCACACTGTTGAGGTGTTCCACAACCTTGTCCACGACGTGGCGCGGCATAAACGAATTGACCTGGGAGGCCAGCTCAATGAAGCGCGCCTCAAAGCCCAGGGAACGGGCCTTCCACGAAAGATAAATCGGATCGCAGGGAATGCAGTGCCCGCCCAGACCCGGCCCCGGGTAGAAAGGCATGAAACCAAAGGGCTTGGTTTTGGCGCCCTCAATGACCTCCCAGACATCAATACCGAAACGGTCGCACAAAAGAGCCATTTCATTGGCCAGGCCGATATTGACACTGCGGAAAGTGTTCTCCAGGAGCTTGACCATTTCAGCGGTGGCCGGCGAACTGACACTGACCACCTTGCAAATAATTTGGCTGTACAGCAATTGGGCCATCTCGGAGCAGCGCGGCGTTACACCGCCTACCACCTTGGGGATATCCCGGGTTTGGTAGTGCGGGTTGCCCGGATCAATACGCTCCGGCGAAAAGGCTAAGAACACGTCCTTGCCCAATTTGAGGCCCACGTCTTCGAACAAAGGTTTTAGGATCTCTTCGGTCGAGCCCGGATAGGTTGTGCTCTCCAAGACAATCAGCTGCCCTTTGTGAGCGATCTTCTGGATTTCCATGGAAGCGCCCACAATATAGGACACGTCCGGCTCGCGGGTCTTTCGCAGCGGCGTAGGCACGCAAATGATGATGACGTCCGCCTTCTTGAGGTGCTTGTAATCCGTCACACCCGTGAGAAAGCCGTCCTTCACCAAAGGCGACATCACGCTTGTAGACACATCCGGAATATACGACTTACCGCTCAGGAGCTGCTTCACGCGTTTTTCGTTCAAATCCAGACCCGTGACCTTGAAACCCTCGCGGGCAAACTCAACAGCCAAGGGCAAACCCACATAACCCAAACCCACCACCCCGATATGCGCTTTCTTGTCCTCGATCTTCTTTTTGAGTTCCTGATACATTTCCGTTTGCTCCTCTTTATCTCAAGAGTGTTTCCCGCCTCGACCGGATAAAGGCCCCCAAAGCCTCTTCCCAGGGTCGCAGCCGAGGAATAAAACCTGCTTCAAAACGGGAACTCGCCAGGGCAGTGTATCCTGCCCGGACCGCCGGAAGGCTGAGTTCCTTCATGGAACTGCGCTTGACTCGTTCCGGATCCAGGCCCGCCAGCTCCAAAGCCTTGCGGGCGAGATCGTAGCGGCTCACCTCTCCGGGACTGGCCAAATGATACAGGCCCGCCCAGGCCGCTTTCGGCGCTTCTGCCTTATCCACCCTTTCAACCAGGGTCAACAATCCCTCTGCTATATCCATTGTCCACGAGGGAGAACTCACAATGTCTTCAGCAGCCATTGTTGTCCGGCCCTGTTGCGCAGCCTCCAAAGTTTTACTCACAAAAGACTCGCCGCCTTCACCGTATAAAGTGCTCACGCGCGCCACAACCGAGGCCTCGACCAAATACTGCGTATAGACTTCCCCGGCCAACTTCGAAATCCCGTATTCATTCACAGGAGATGGCAAATCCGGTTCGATATAGGGCTTGCTCGACAGACCATCAAAGACATAGTCCGTGCTGATGTAAAGAAGCTTGGCCCCTGTCTCTCTGCAAGCCCATGCAATATTGCGGGAACCCAGGACATTGATCCGAAAACACTCTTCGGGATGCCGCGCGCAATAATCCGGACTCCTCTGGGCTGCTGCATGCAGAACCCAGTCCGGACGGATCCCGGAAATCAAACGTCTTGTATCCTCCTCAGAGGACACATCCAAACGCTGCGCCGCTTGCGGGTGCCGGCGCGAGACTCCCACAACCTCGTGCCCCGCACCGAAGACTCTGACTAAGTCCTGTCCCAGAAGACCTGTGGCCCCGGTAATCAAAACTTTCACGGCCTAGTGCCCGACTCCGAAGTATTGAAAACCCAGGTCTTCCATTTTTTTCCGGGGGTAGATATTGCGGCCATCCACAATGATCGGGTGCCTCATGGAGGCGAGGACCCGGGAAAAATCCAGTTCCTTAAAATCATTCCAGTCGGTCAGGACCACCATACAATCGCTTCCTTCCACGGTCTCGTAGGCGTCCTTGCAATAGGTCACGTCCTTGAGCACTGCCTTGGCCTTCTCCATGGCTTGGGGGTCATAGGCCTTGACCGTTGCCCCCATGGTTTGAAGGCTATTAATGACATCCACGCTCGGGGCTTCGCGCATATCATCGGTGTTGGGTTTGAAAGAAAGTCCCAGGACCGCAATCGTCTTGCCCTTGACGATCCAGAGCGCATCCTCAATTTTACGCACGAAAATGGCCTTTTGTTCCGCATTGATTTGCCGGACGGACTTGAGTAGATGAAAATCATAACCAAGCTTGTCGGCAATCCGGACAAAGGCATCAATGTCCTTGGGGAAACAGGAACCGCCATACCCCACACCCGCATTGAGAAATTCGGATCCTATGCGCTTATCCAACCCGATTCCCCTGGCCACTTGTGTGATATCGGCGCCGGAGGCCTCACAAACATTGGCCACCGCGTTAATAAAGGAAATCTTGGTCGCGAGCAGGGAGTTTGAGGCGTGTTTGATGATCTCGGCGCTTCGAATATCCGTAACCACAATCGGCGCCTTCAACGGCTCATAAAGCTCACTCAAAATATCTTTGGCACGCTTGCTCTCCACTCCGATAACGATCCGGTCAGGATTCATGAAATCCCGGACAGCCGTGCCCTCGGCCAGGAACTCCGGATTGGAGGCCACGTCAAACTTGATTTTTTTGGGATTGTTGAGACGTATGGTGCGCTTGACTTGCTCTCCGGTGTTGACCGGTACTGTGCTCTTCTCAACCACGAGGCGGTAGTCGGGCATGTTCTTGGCAATCGAGCGTGCCACGGCTTCCACATAAGAAAGATCGGCCTCGCCGTATTCCTTGGCCGGTGTGCCGACCGCAATAAAGATCACCTCTCCGTGATGCACGGCAGTGCGAACCTCGGTTCCAAAGACCAAACGGCCCTGCTCCAAGTTCCGGCGCACCATCTCCTCAAGACCGGGCTCATAGATCGGCACATTCCCCTTTTTCAGGTCCTCTATCTTGTCTTTGTCGATGTCCACCACATAGACTTGGTTCCCGAGGTCTGCAAAACAGGCTCCGGTGACCAGGCCCACATAGCCCGCGCCCACCACTGAGATCTTCATAAGTCTTTCTCCTTAAAAAATTAAAACGGAATTATAGCACACAGAGTGGCAGATTCAAGGCAATGCCTGGTTCCAGGGGTTAATAAAAGCCGGGAAGCATTTAACAAGTCAGAAGGAGTATCGTTGGCGTTTGAGGCGCTCCCGGCCCTCCTCATCCTGCTGGAGCCGGATGCTCTGCAAAGCCTGCCCCACCTGATGCGCCACGCAATCCACCAGATTCAAGTCATTGGGCGAAAACGTCCCGCTGGATCGCCCCATTTCGATGACCCCAAGCACTCCCTGGGCACTGGGCAAGGGTACCAGGATCAGACTCCCAGGTTCATAGCGCAGAGTGTTGAGCACCTGGCAACGCTCATCCGTGGAGCTGTCCGCAATAAGCAGCGGCTTACCATGCGCCGACACATGCACCGGGACCCACTTCTCTTCCCGTTGGGAGAGCGACTGAAGCTGATCCCGCGGCACGGAAATTGCCGCTG
It encodes:
- a CDS encoding DegT/DnrJ/EryC1/StrS family aminotransferase — protein: MTSKSSGSSTEAKIPLLDLQAQYLALEPEILNAVKSVLRGGHYILGDEVRTLESEMAALCGTTCGIGVASGSDALELALRALGVGPGDEVITTP
- a CDS encoding nucleotide sugar dehydrogenase, which produces MYQELKKKIEDKKAHIGVVGLGYVGLPLAVEFAREGFKVTGLDLNEKRVKQLLSGKSYIPDVSTSVMSPLVKDGFLTGVTDYKHLKKADVIIICVPTPLRKTREPDVSYIVGASMEIQKIAHKGQLIVLESTTYPGSTEEILKPLFEDVGLKLGKDVFLAFSPERIDPGNPHYQTRDIPKVVGGVTPRCSEMAQLLYSQIICKVVSVSSPATAEMVKLLENTFRSVNIGLANEMALLCDRFGIDVWEVIEGAKTKPFGFMPFYPGPGLGGHCIPCDPIYLSWKARSLGFEARFIELASQVNSFMPRHVVDKVVEHLNSVGKSLKGAKILVLGVAYKADVNDTRDTPADEILVYLRERGGIIQYHDPFVPSFDLSTGEKLRSVPLTPGQVKSTDCVVVVTDHHNVDYDMVCANAKLLVDTRNVYRKRRLKKIRRL
- a CDS encoding NAD(P)-dependent oxidoreductase gives rise to the protein MKVLITGATGLLGQDLVRVFGAGHEVVGVSRRHPQAAQRLDVSSEEDTRRLISGIRPDWVLHAAAQRSPDYCARHPEECFRINVLGSRNIAWACRETGAKLLYISTDYVFDGLSSKPYIEPDLPSPVNEYGISKLAGEVYTQYLVEASVVARVSTLYGEGGESFVSKTLEAAQQGRTTMAAEDIVSSPSWTMDIAEGLLTLVERVDKAEAPKAAWAGLYHLASPGEVSRYDLARKALELAGLDPERVKRSSMKELSLPAVRAGYTALASSRFEAGFIPRLRPWEEALGAFIRSRRETLLR
- a CDS encoding UDP-glucose/GDP-mannose dehydrogenase family protein, which gives rise to MKISVVGAGYVGLVTGACFADLGNQVYVVDIDKDKIEDLKKGNVPIYEPGLEEMVRRNLEQGRLVFGTEVRTAVHHGEVIFIAVGTPAKEYGEADLSYVEAVARSIAKNMPDYRLVVEKSTVPVNTGEQVKRTIRLNNPKKIKFDVASNPEFLAEGTAVRDFMNPDRIVIGVESKRAKDILSELYEPLKAPIVVTDIRSAEIIKHASNSLLATKISFINAVANVCEASGADITQVARGIGLDKRIGSEFLNAGVGYGGSCFPKDIDAFVRIADKLGYDFHLLKSVRQINAEQKAIFVRKIEDALWIVKGKTIAVLGLSFKPNTDDMREAPSVDVINSLQTMGATVKAYDPQAMEKAKAVLKDVTYCKDAYETVEGSDCMVVLTDWNDFKELDFSRVLASMRHPIIVDGRNIYPRKKMEDLGFQYFGVGH